In the genome of Synechococcales cyanobacterium T60_A2020_003, the window TGAGCGGCATTCGTCCTCTTAATCGCCCGTAATATCTGATGCAGATTGCAAAAGTTTGTGGCACCGTTGTTAGCACTCAGAAAGAGCCCAGTCTGACTGGGGTTAAGTTCCTGATGCTACAGTACGTCGATGAGTCTGGCGACTTGCTGCCAGATTATGAAGTGGCCGCAGATAGCGTTGGGGCTGGGATTAATGAGTGGGTTCTGGTGAGTCGGGGTAGTGCTGCTCGCCGGATTCCAGGCAGTGAATCTCGCCCCATTGATGCTCTAGTCATCGGCATTATCGATACGGTTAATCTTGACAATCGTTTGATGTACAGCAAGCGTGATTCTGATCGTTAGCATTGTGCCTAGGCAACTATATTCGAGCGATGTCAATATTGTGGA includes:
- a CDS encoding EutN/CcmL family microcompartment protein, producing MQIAKVCGTVVSTQKEPSLTGVKFLMLQYVDESGDLLPDYEVAADSVGAGINEWVLVSRGSAARRIPGSESRPIDALVIGIIDTVNLDNRLMYSKRDSDR